In Helicobacter ibis, a genomic segment contains:
- a CDS encoding tRNA (cytidine(34)-2'-O)-methyltransferase — protein MRFHIVLHQPRIPQNTGNIGRLCYASNSVLHLIYPLGFLLTQKELKRAGMDYWEHLEVYTWNNYDEFLQSSTKEIPHYFLTTKANKAHYNACLQNGAYLHFGREDAGLNEEILKQNENNCFKIPMTNNARSLNLATSTGIVLYEGIRQRDFI, from the coding sequence ATGAGATTCCACATAGTGTTGCACCAACCTAGAATCCCACAAAACACCGGTAACATAGGAAGACTATGCTATGCTAGCAATAGCGTGTTGCATTTGATATATCCCCTTGGCTTTTTGCTAACGCAAAAAGAATTAAAAAGAGCTGGAATGGATTACTGGGAGCATTTAGAAGTATATACTTGGAATAATTATGATGAGTTTTTACAATCATCTACAAAAGAGATTCCGCATTATTTTCTAACGACAAAAGCAAATAAAGCTCATTATAATGCTTGTTTGCAAAATGGTGCTTATTTACACTTTGGAAGAGAAGATGCAGGGCTTAATGAAGAAATATTAAAACAAAATGAAAATAATTGCTTTAAAATACCAATGACAAATAATGCAAGAAGTCTAAATCTAGCTACAAGCACAGGAATAGTTTTGTATGAAGGGATAAGACAAAGGGATTTTATCTAA
- a CDS encoding acyl-CoA thioesterase has product MEDVFDIKSLTMSMLMTPEVANFRGRVHGGDLLKILDQVAYSCASRYCGKYVVTLSVDRVTFKYPIEVGNLVTFLASVNYTGNSSLEVGIKVIAEDIHKRVVTHTNSAYFTMVCVDENGKPTKVPSIEPKTKSEIKRYQAAIKRKEARAKEKQ; this is encoded by the coding sequence ATGGAAGATGTGTTTGATATAAAATCCCTTACAATGTCTATGCTAATGACACCTGAAGTTGCCAACTTTAGAGGCAGAGTTCATGGTGGAGATTTATTAAAGATTCTAGATCAAGTAGCATACTCTTGTGCTTCAAGATATTGTGGTAAATATGTAGTAACACTATCAGTGGATAGAGTAACATTTAAATATCCAATAGAGGTTGGGAATCTAGTTACATTTTTAGCCTCTGTAAATTACACTGGAAATAGCTCGTTAGAAGTCGGAATAAAAGTAATTGCAGAAGATATACACAAAAGAGTCGTGACACATACAAATAGTGCGTATTTTACTATGGTGTGCGTTGATGAAAATGGTAAACCAACAAAAGTCCCAAGCATAGAGCCAAAAACAAAATCAGAAATAAAAAGATATCAAGCAGCAATAAAGAGAAAAGAAGCAAGAGCAAAAGAAAAACAATAA
- a CDS encoding UDP-N-acetylglucosamine--N-acetylmuramyl-(pentapeptide) pyrophosphoryl-undecaprenol N-acetylglucosamine transferase, with protein sequence MRVVIAGGGTGGHLSVARSFLEELHKGGYECIFIGSCNGQDKMYFENDDRFFKKYFLETSGVVNKSGINKLKSIFMHLRALKESISVLKENKIDCVISVGGYSAAPASFGAIFLKIPLIIHEQNAKIGRLNRILKPYAKVFFSSYLDSSPYKYYPIGEAFFNTARIRREVKTLLFMGGSQGAKAINDFSLSVSSELKERKIRIFHQCGKNDFSRVFEEYKSMGFKVKSLDDDLNCEFDVCVFDFSKNMPNIYNLCDFAVCRAGASSLWELCANCLPALFIPYPHAASNHQYYNAKFIDDLNLGFLCEEKDLFCDVLWNVLNNLDNISSISNELQKLCRIDALREMIEIIKREVLKENY encoded by the coding sequence GTGAGAGTAGTTATTGCAGGTGGTGGAACTGGTGGGCACTTAAGTGTTGCAAGATCTTTTTTAGAAGAATTGCATAAAGGTGGTTATGAGTGCATATTTATAGGCTCTTGTAATGGGCAGGATAAAATGTATTTTGAAAATGATGATAGATTTTTTAAAAAATATTTCCTGGAGACTAGCGGTGTAGTAAATAAAAGTGGAATAAATAAATTAAAGTCCATATTTATGCATTTAAGAGCTTTAAAGGAAAGTATTAGTGTGCTAAAAGAAAATAAAATAGATTGTGTAATATCAGTTGGCGGGTATTCTGCAGCACCTGCTTCTTTTGGTGCTATTTTTTTAAAGATACCTTTAATCATACATGAACAAAATGCAAAAATAGGTAGATTAAATAGAATCTTAAAGCCATATGCTAAGGTGTTTTTCTCTTCATATTTAGATTCTTCTCCTTATAAATACTATCCAATAGGAGAAGCATTTTTTAATACTGCACGAATTAGAAGAGAGGTTAAGACATTGTTATTTATGGGGGGGTCTCAAGGTGCAAAGGCTATTAATGATTTTTCTCTAAGTGTATCTAGTGAATTAAAAGAACGAAAAATTAGAATCTTTCATCAATGTGGTAAAAATGATTTTAGCAGAGTGTTTGAAGAATATAAAAGTATGGGATTTAAAGTTAAAAGTTTAGATGATGATTTAAATTGTGAATTTGATGTTTGTGTTTTTGATTTTAGTAAAAATATGCCAAATATTTATAATCTATGTGATTTTGCAGTGTGTAGAGCAGGGGCTAGTTCTTTATGGGAGTTATGTGCTAATTGTTTGCCAGCATTGTTTATCCCATATCCACATGCAGCATCCAATCATCAATACTACAATGCAAAATTTATAGATGACTTGAATCTTGGATTCTTGTGTGAGGAGAAAGATTTATTTTGTGATGTTTTGTGGAATGTGTTAAATAACTTGGATAACATTTCTAGCATTAGTAATGAGCTACAAAAGCTATGTAGGATAGATGCTTTAAGAGAAATGATAGAAATAATAAAAAGGGAAGTGCTTAAAGAGAACTATTAA
- a CDS encoding chemotaxis protein CheW, whose protein sequence is MSNQLQDVLQKQQEQKKPQAETENIIQLVAFVVGSEEFSVPILSIQEIIKPLEYTRVPGVPDYVLGVFNMRGIVVPLINLRLRFGLQYERPTEDTRYIVIKNQEEERAGFIIDKLTEAVRIKQSDIDPAPDTVSQNENLIYGVGKKDNRLITILSPEELLKRTF, encoded by the coding sequence ATGAGCAATCAACTACAAGATGTATTACAAAAACAACAAGAACAAAAAAAACCACAAGCTGAAACAGAAAATATAATACAGCTGGTAGCATTTGTGGTTGGCTCAGAGGAATTTTCAGTGCCAATCTTAAGCATACAAGAAATAATAAAGCCACTAGAATATACTAGAGTTCCGGGAGTGCCTGATTATGTATTGGGTGTGTTTAATATGAGGGGTATTGTTGTTCCTTTAATTAATCTTAGATTAAGATTTGGCTTACAATATGAAAGACCAACTGAAGATACAAGATACATAGTAATCAAGAATCAAGAGGAAGAAAGAGCTGGTTTTATAATTGACAAACTAACAGAAGCAGTTAGAATCAAGCAATCAGACATAGATCCTGCACCAGATACGGTAAGTCAAAATGAAAACCTAATATATGGTGTTGGCAAAAAAGATAATAGATTAATTACAATTCTATCACCTGAAGAATTACTAAAGAGAACATTTTAA
- a CDS encoding hybrid sensor histidine kinase/response regulator: MDEMQEILEDFLIEAFEMIEQLDQDLVELETRPEDLDLLNRIFRVAHTIKGSGSFLNFSVLTHLTHHMEDVLNKARHGELIITPDIMDVILESIDFMKKLLNAIRDSGTDANTGMDNDIANVIERLDAVSKGETPAGSSDEAPTEEVQQETAETPIEEEPELDYANMSAEDVEKEIERLLNKRQEEDKKKREAKRAKGELDAIQAPSEVTEDKPATAPAAKQTPAPVAPKATTPKTEAKPAAKQAENKAPATAVEQTIRVDVKRLDSLMNLIGELVLGKNRLIKIYNDVEERYEGEKFLEELNQVVASVSMVTTDIQLAVMKTRMLPVGRVFNKFPRMVRDLSRELGKNIELIISGEETELDKSIVEEIGDPLVHLIRNACDHGIESKEERLATGKPEQGTVDLKAYNEGNHIVVEIKDDGKGMNPEILKAKGIEKGLISEKEADTMTDKDAYSLIFKAGFSTAKTITNVSGRGVGMDVVKTNIEKLNGIIDVDSVYGEGTTLKLKIPLTLAITQSLLVGVQEEYYAIPLASVIETVRISQDEVYLVEGKSVLRLRNEVLPLVRLADIFGVDAVFDNSEQAYVVVIGLAENKIGVIVDFLIGQEEVVIKSLGSYLKGIEGIAGATIRGDGRVTLIVDIAAMMQMAKQVKVSINKLMQESERKKEKNSPSDYKVLIVDDSMTDRAIMKKSLKPLGITITEATNGLEALEIIKTGDNVFDAILIDIEMPKMDGYTLAGEIRKYAKFKNLPLIAVTSRTSKTDRMRGVESGMTEYITKPYSAEYLTNVVKRNINLTMEVTE, encoded by the coding sequence ATGGATGAAATGCAAGAAATATTAGAAGACTTTTTAATTGAAGCTTTCGAAATGATAGAACAACTTGACCAAGATTTGGTTGAGCTTGAAACTAGACCTGAAGATTTAGATCTACTAAACAGAATCTTTAGAGTTGCACACACTATTAAAGGCTCTGGATCATTTTTAAATTTCTCTGTCTTAACACATTTGACACATCACATGGAAGATGTTCTAAATAAGGCTAGACATGGTGAATTAATAATTACTCCAGATATTATGGATGTAATCTTAGAATCAATAGACTTTATGAAAAAATTGCTAAATGCTATTAGAGATTCTGGCACAGACGCAAATACTGGTATGGATAATGATATAGCTAATGTAATCGAGAGATTAGATGCAGTATCAAAAGGTGAAACTCCTGCAGGAAGCTCCGATGAAGCACCAACAGAAGAAGTGCAACAAGAAACTGCAGAAACTCCAATAGAGGAAGAGCCAGAGCTTGATTATGCAAATATGTCTGCAGAAGATGTAGAAAAAGAAATCGAAAGACTTCTAAACAAAAGACAAGAAGAAGACAAGAAAAAAAGGGAAGCAAAAAGAGCAAAAGGTGAATTAGATGCGATTCAAGCACCTAGCGAAGTAACAGAAGATAAACCTGCTACAGCTCCTGCTGCAAAACAAACTCCAGCTCCTGTTGCACCAAAAGCAACAACACCTAAGACTGAAGCCAAACCAGCAGCTAAGCAAGCTGAAAATAAAGCTCCTGCAACTGCTGTTGAACAAACAATTAGGGTCGACGTCAAAAGGCTTGATAGTTTAATGAATCTAATTGGTGAGCTTGTTTTAGGTAAAAATAGACTTATAAAAATATATAACGATGTTGAAGAAAGATATGAGGGAGAAAAATTCCTAGAAGAACTAAATCAAGTTGTTGCATCAGTTTCTATGGTTACTACTGATATACAATTAGCTGTTATGAAGACGAGAATGCTTCCCGTTGGTAGAGTATTTAATAAATTTCCTAGAATGGTTAGAGATTTATCAAGAGAACTTGGTAAAAATATAGAACTAATAATAAGTGGTGAGGAAACAGAACTTGACAAGTCGATAGTTGAAGAAATTGGAGATCCACTAGTTCACTTAATTAGAAATGCTTGCGATCATGGTATTGAGTCAAAAGAAGAAAGATTAGCCACTGGGAAACCCGAACAAGGAACCGTTGATCTTAAAGCATACAACGAGGGTAACCATATAGTTGTAGAAATAAAAGATGATGGTAAGGGTATGAATCCTGAGATTCTTAAGGCTAAAGGTATTGAAAAAGGATTAATTAGCGAAAAAGAAGCTGATACAATGACAGATAAAGACGCTTATTCTCTTATCTTTAAAGCAGGTTTCTCAACAGCAAAAACAATCACAAATGTAAGTGGTCGTGGCGTTGGTATGGATGTTGTAAAAACAAATATAGAAAAGTTAAATGGTATTATTGATGTAGATAGTGTTTATGGGGAAGGAACAACATTAAAATTAAAAATTCCTCTAACTCTTGCTATCACTCAATCTCTATTGGTAGGTGTCCAAGAAGAATATTATGCTATACCTCTAGCATCTGTAATAGAAACAGTAAGAATATCACAAGATGAAGTATATTTGGTTGAGGGCAAAAGTGTATTAAGACTTAGAAACGAAGTGTTACCTCTTGTTAGATTAGCTGATATTTTTGGTGTTGATGCTGTGTTTGATAATTCAGAACAAGCGTATGTTGTAGTTATTGGCTTAGCTGAAAACAAAATAGGCGTAATTGTTGATTTCTTAATAGGGCAAGAAGAAGTTGTTATTAAATCACTTGGCTCTTACTTAAAAGGCATAGAAGGAATCGCTGGTGCTACAATTAGAGGAGATGGTAGAGTTACACTAATTGTAGATATAGCGGCAATGATGCAAATGGCTAAACAAGTAAAAGTAAGCATAAATAAATTAATGCAAGAAAGTGAAAGAAAAAAAGAAAAAAATTCTCCAAGTGACTACAAAGTTCTAATAGTTGATGATTCAATGACAGATAGGGCTATAATGAAAAAATCATTAAAACCATTGGGTATAACAATAACCGAAGCTACAAATGGTCTTGAAGCATTAGAAATAATCAAAACCGGTGACAATGTATTTGATGCTATTTTGATTGATATAGAAATGCCTAAAATGGATGGATATACACTAGCAGGTGAGATTAGAAAATATGCTAAGTTCAAGAACTTGCCACTGATTGCTGTAACAAGTAGAACAAGTAAAACAGATAGAATGAGAGGTGTAGAATCTGGTATGACAGAATATATAACAAAACCATACTCTGCTGAATATCTAACAAATGTTGTGAAGAGAAATATCAACTTAACAATGGAGGTAACTGAATAA
- a CDS encoding chemotaxis protein — MELVDFRIHKIERGKQYEGIYGINVAKVNEIIRLPELTELPGVPDYIEGIFDLRGVVIPVINLAKWMNVTIPENKKIKPRVIIAEFNNIAIGFIVHEAKRIRRINWKNIEPANFSASSEAGGVDKSKITGVTRIEGDQVLLILDLESIVQDLGFYQPEISDEKIQSTFSGLALVLDDSSVARKIVKEFLEKMGFDVAEANDGEAGLQKLEKLYENYGDNLSKQLKVIISDIEMPQMDGFHFAAKAKEDQRFAKIPIIFSSSISDKFSETRGKQAGAESYLVKFDGNKFYDEVSRIVTQYEQQIAN, encoded by the coding sequence ATGGAACTTGTTGATTTTAGGATTCATAAAATAGAGAGAGGCAAACAATATGAAGGTATCTATGGTATCAATGTTGCAAAAGTCAATGAAATCATAAGATTACCAGAATTAACAGAGCTTCCGGGTGTGCCAGATTATATAGAAGGCATTTTCGACTTAAGAGGGGTTGTAATACCAGTCATTAATCTTGCCAAATGGATGAATGTAACAATACCCGAAAACAAAAAAATAAAGCCAAGAGTTATAATAGCTGAATTCAACAATATAGCAATAGGCTTTATAGTGCATGAGGCTAAGAGAATTAGAAGAATCAACTGGAAGAATATAGAACCAGCAAACTTTAGTGCATCATCAGAAGCTGGTGGAGTAGATAAAAGTAAAATAACTGGAGTAACTAGAATTGAAGGTGATCAAGTCCTACTAATCTTAGATTTGGAAAGCATAGTTCAAGACTTAGGGTTCTATCAACCTGAAATAAGTGATGAAAAAATACAAAGTACCTTTAGCGGATTAGCATTAGTCTTAGACGATAGTTCTGTTGCTAGAAAGATAGTAAAAGAATTCTTAGAGAAAATGGGATTCGATGTTGCAGAGGCAAATGACGGAGAAGCCGGTTTGCAAAAGCTAGAAAAACTATATGAAAATTATGGCGATAATTTAAGCAAACAATTAAAAGTGATAATATCAGATATAGAAATGCCACAAATGGACGGATTCCATTTTGCAGCAAAGGCAAAAGAGGATCAGAGATTTGCAAAAATTCCTATAATTTTTAGCTCATCTATAAGCGATAAATTTAGCGAAACTAGAGGTAAGCAAGCTGGTGCAGAATCTTATTTGGTTAAATTTGATGGCAATAAATTCTACGATGAAGTATCTAGAATAGTTACTCAATATGAACAACAAATAGCAAACTAA
- a CDS encoding UDP-2,3-diacylglucosamine diphosphatase gives MHHNLEIKPNAIFISDAHSSDDYRDILNAFLKKLMNLNKRQIFFMGDIFDLLIYDIEECIKDNKKTLELLEELSNRHEVYYFEGNHDFLLKDIKYFKNISYFSLQTQPVAFKLGDKKAYLAHGDIFLDWKYNLYTKIIRKPLFIQFLKLFKSFIYPKLKSHLKSKIIETKKVDSIKFATNRIQKYKNSLDTQVYSYIIEGHFHLGIIENIDKINYIGLPLFYCKKNFFFVELTENYCLSFKQEGEFR, from the coding sequence ATGCACCATAACTTAGAAATAAAACCAAATGCTATTTTTATATCAGACGCACATAGTAGTGATGATTATAGGGATATATTAAATGCATTTTTAAAAAAACTAATGAATCTAAACAAGCGACAGATATTCTTCATGGGAGATATATTTGACCTGCTAATATATGATATAGAAGAATGCATAAAAGATAATAAAAAAACACTAGAGCTTTTAGAAGAACTATCTAATAGACATGAAGTATATTATTTTGAGGGCAATCACGATTTTTTATTAAAAGATATTAAATACTTTAAAAATATCTCTTATTTTTCACTACAAACGCAGCCAGTAGCATTCAAGTTGGGAGACAAAAAGGCATATTTAGCACATGGAGATATATTTTTAGATTGGAAATATAATTTATATACAAAAATAATACGAAAACCACTATTTATACAATTTCTAAAATTATTTAAATCTTTTATATATCCAAAATTAAAATCGCACTTGAAATCAAAAATAATAGAAACTAAAAAGGTGGATTCTATTAAATTTGCAACAAATAGAATCCAAAAATACAAAAACTCGCTAGACACGCAAGTATATTCATACATAATAGAAGGACATTTTCACTTAGGCATTATAGAAAATATAGATAAAATAAATTACATCGGTCTACCTTTATTTTATTGTAAAAAAAACTTTTTTTTTGTAGAATTAACGGAAAATTATTGTTTATCCTTTAAACAAGAAGGAGAGTTTAGGTGA
- the argC gene encoding N-acetyl-gamma-glutamyl-phosphate reductase: MKIKTSIVGVGGYTGLELVKMLLNHEIFKISSIYGTEECELDKIHTCLNCVYKKNIEIGDINKISQESELVFLALPHTQGIEYVSKLYNSGVKIVDLSADYRLSHNKYEKYYQTHSDKNNIDNAVYGLIEYNREKIKTTNLVANPGCYPTATLLALLPFLPFLDLSHSIFIDAKSSVSGAGKKLAYNSHFVNINENIFAYSPISHRHSPEIEEQIFKITNKNVSIMFVPHLIPITRGMLISIYARLKEDIDPIMLLKDSYKNEKFIRIRENCVQVKNVAGTHFCDIYATKEGSNIFINSCIDNLLRGASSQAIANANLMFNLKEDLALPKIAYAP, encoded by the coding sequence ATGAAAATTAAAACTTCAATAGTTGGCGTTGGTGGTTATACTGGACTAGAATTAGTAAAAATGCTTTTAAATCACGAGATCTTTAAAATATCCTCTATATATGGAACTGAAGAATGTGAGCTAGATAAGATTCATACTTGTCTTAATTGTGTGTATAAAAAAAATATAGAAATAGGAGACATAAATAAAATATCTCAAGAATCCGAACTTGTATTTCTAGCACTACCTCATACACAGGGGATAGAATATGTGAGCAAACTATATAATAGTGGAGTAAAAATTGTTGATTTATCCGCTGATTATAGACTTTCACATAATAAGTATGAAAAATACTATCAAACACATAGCGACAAAAACAACATAGATAATGCAGTATATGGGTTAATAGAATACAATAGAGAAAAAATAAAAACAACAAACCTAGTAGCAAACCCGGGTTGCTACCCTACTGCTACATTGCTTGCATTATTGCCATTTTTGCCATTTTTAGACCTAAGTCATAGCATATTTATAGATGCTAAAAGCAGTGTTAGTGGTGCTGGGAAGAAATTAGCCTATAATTCACACTTTGTAAATATAAATGAAAACATTTTTGCATATTCGCCAATATCACATAGACATTCACCAGAGATTGAAGAGCAAATCTTTAAAATCACAAATAAAAATGTAAGCATAATGTTTGTGCCACACTTGATTCCAATTACTAGAGGAATGCTAATATCAATATATGCTAGACTCAAAGAAGACATAGACCCAATTATGTTGCTAAAAGATTCATATAAAAATGAAAAATTTATTCGAATTAGAGAAAATTGTGTGCAAGTAAAGAATGTCGCAGGAACGCATTTTTGCGATATTTACGCCACAAAGGAAGGCTCTAATATATTTATAAACTCATGCATAGACAATCTACTAAGAGGTGCTAGTTCTCAAGCAATAGCAAATGCAAACTTGATGTTCAACCTAAAAGAAGACTTAGCACTACCAAAGATAGCATATGCACCATAA
- the thiS gene encoding sulfur carrier protein ThiS, with the protein MNIKLNGQHISTDSKMLLELLQEYSIDTKSIAVAINMEIIKQEKWATTSIKNNDVIECLSFFGGG; encoded by the coding sequence ATGAATATAAAACTTAATGGGCAACATATAAGCACAGATTCTAAAATGCTCTTAGAACTGCTACAAGAATATAGTATAGATACAAAAAGCATTGCAGTTGCAATCAATATGGAAATAATAAAGCAAGAAAAATGGGCAACCACAAGTATAAAAAATAATGATGTAATAGAATGTTTATCATTCTTTGGCGGAGGCTGA
- the glmU gene encoding bifunctional UDP-N-acetylglucosamine diphosphorylase/glucosamine-1-phosphate N-acetyltransferase GlmU, translating into MNKNNISIVILAAGKGTRMKSNTPKVLHKICGKEMLYYSIREALKISDDVSVILGFESEKIKDSMLQHFNKYESDLNFFIQDLENYPGTGGALKSYTPKHNKILVLNGDMPLIQASELEEFLKQDSKITMSVINKPNTNGYGRVVIKNNEVQEIIEEKDANKEILSLSTLNAGIYCFNKEILDKYIPMLDNNNNQKEYYLTDVITLAKKDNVAIKPMFVEMQNYKGVNDKIDLSQAETIMCSRIKNKWLKEGVIMHLPDTIYIEDSVIFSGECIIESGVGIYGNSKIINSHIKQNSIIEDSIIEDSDIGPLAHIRPKCNIANTHIGNFVEVKKSELNGIKAGHLSYIGDSQIQEGSNVGAGFITCNYDGKSKHKTIIGKNVFIGSDVQAVAPLTIEDNSIIGAGSTIRSNVKSGELYLTKGEEIRKSGFFYKFFNKGE; encoded by the coding sequence ATGAATAAAAATAATATTTCAATTGTAATTTTGGCTGCTGGTAAAGGCACCAGAATGAAATCAAACACGCCAAAAGTGCTACATAAAATATGCGGTAAAGAAATGCTATATTACTCAATAAGAGAAGCCCTAAAAATAAGCGATGATGTAAGTGTTATATTAGGCTTTGAATCTGAAAAAATAAAAGATTCAATGTTACAACACTTTAATAAATACGAATCTGACTTAAACTTTTTCATACAAGATTTAGAAAATTACCCCGGCACTGGAGGTGCTCTAAAATCATACACACCAAAACACAACAAAATTTTGGTTTTAAATGGTGATATGCCCTTGATACAAGCAAGTGAATTAGAAGAATTCCTAAAACAAGATTCAAAAATTACAATGAGTGTAATCAATAAGCCAAATACCAATGGATATGGAAGAGTTGTGATTAAAAATAATGAAGTGCAAGAAATCATAGAAGAAAAAGACGCCAATAAAGAAATACTATCCCTTAGCACACTAAATGCTGGAATATATTGCTTTAACAAAGAAATATTAGATAAATATATTCCAATGCTAGATAATAACAATAACCAAAAGGAATATTACTTAACAGATGTAATAACGCTAGCAAAAAAGGATAATGTAGCTATAAAACCGATGTTTGTTGAGATGCAAAACTATAAAGGAGTAAATGACAAAATAGACTTAAGCCAAGCTGAAACTATAATGTGCAGTAGAATCAAAAATAAATGGCTAAAAGAAGGCGTAATAATGCACTTACCAGATACTATATATATAGAAGATTCAGTGATATTTAGTGGAGAATGCATAATAGAGAGTGGAGTTGGAATCTATGGCAATAGCAAAATTATAAATTCTCACATTAAACAAAATAGCATAATAGAAGATAGCATAATAGAAGATAGCGATATAGGACCTCTAGCACATATAAGACCAAAGTGTAATATAGCTAATACTCATATAGGCAATTTTGTAGAAGTAAAAAAGTCAGAACTAAATGGAATAAAAGCAGGACACCTAAGCTATATAGGAGATAGCCAAATACAAGAAGGAAGCAATGTAGGTGCTGGATTTATCACTTGCAACTATGATGGCAAAAGTAAGCACAAAACAATAATAGGAAAAAATGTATTTATAGGAAGTGATGTCCAAGCCGTAGCACCGCTAACAATCGAGGATAACTCCATAATAGGTGCTGGAAGCACTATAAGAAGCAATGTAAAGAGTGGAGAACTATACCTAACAAAAGGTGAAGAAATAAGAAAAAGTGGCTTTTTTTATAAATTCTTCAATAAAGGAGAATAA
- a CDS encoding motility protein A, whose amino-acid sequence MDLGSVAGISLSLILLGTAMMLGVGIAPYLDVPSILITVGGSFTSLLIGYKMENMKKMFTYFMIAFKPQTFDVPALIKKLVDYSTQARRDGILSLEQQSNQEENAFLKRGLNMAIDGAEPDGIRDLLETDMDRTLERHKANASIFDTWGAYAGAYGMLGTLIGLVAMLLDMSDPASIGPAMAVALLTTFYGSFIGNIFGAPIANILTVRANDEAMVKLLIIEGIMSIQAGDNPRALEAKLLTFLPPNERISQFE is encoded by the coding sequence ATGGATTTAGGTTCAGTTGCAGGTATTTCATTATCTTTGATATTGCTTGGCACCGCGATGATGTTAGGTGTTGGTATTGCTCCTTATCTTGATGTTCCTTCGATTCTTATTACGGTTGGAGGTTCTTTTACTAGTTTGCTAATAGGTTATAAAATGGAAAACATGAAAAAAATGTTTACTTATTTTATGATTGCTTTTAAACCACAAACTTTCGATGTTCCAGCATTAATTAAAAAATTGGTTGATTATTCTACTCAAGCAAGGAGAGATGGAATCTTATCTTTAGAACAACAATCAAACCAAGAAGAAAATGCATTTTTAAAGCGTGGATTAAATATGGCAATAGATGGTGCAGAGCCAGATGGGATTCGAGATTTACTGGAGACGGATATGGATAGGACGCTTGAGAGACATAAGGCAAATGCTAGTATTTTTGATACTTGGGGTGCTTATGCTGGTGCTTATGGTATGCTTGGGACGCTAATTGGACTTGTTGCCATGCTTTTGGATATGTCAGATCCAGCTTCTATTGGTCCTGCGATGGCAGTTGCACTTTTGACAACATTTTATGGTTCATTTATTGGTAATATTTTTGGAGCACCTATTGCAAACATTTTAACCGTTCGTGCTAATGATGAAGCTATGGTAAAGCTTTTGATAATAGAGGGTATTATGTCGATTCAAGCGGGAGACAACCCAAGAGCATTAGAAGCAAAGCTTCTAACATTTTTACCGCCAAATGAGCGTATAAGTCAGTTTGAGTAA